The window TAAATTTGAAGTTTCCATTTGTATGGTTTACCCATTAGCTAATAAAGGGTTTGCATTGCATTGTAAGTCAACActaatgtttattaaacaaCACTGTTTTCAGATAAGATTCATTTACATTGAACACTGTTTGTTATGCAAACAGTTCCTGTATGCATAACTGTGAATATTTTTCCAATTCTCTGCATGTTTTTCAGGATGTCATACGTAAGATTGAGAAGACTCCCACTGGAACTAATGACCGCCCAGTAAAGGATGTTGTCATCACTAACTCACGTGCTGAGGTTGTCTCAGAACCCTTCAGTGTTACAAAAGAAAGTGCTCAATAGataatataagttataaaataaataagcataaGCAATATACCTCTCTCTATACcagcatttaattttaagttaaaatttatttttaataatgacaCTAATATTGCCTCAAGAGATTATTGCTAATTGGATAACTAATGTCATTAATTTTCTTGAATAAAAGAAGTCTTTCATTatgatattctttttatttcattgataCATAATTCAGCTTCCTTTTTGACatcattgtttttattcattactccAAGTTTCCAACCAAAACCGCAGTTTTTTCTAGCTTCagttaacattttcttttttatatatgcacGTCCCAGATTCACATACATTGTACCCAATTCCATATTCTCTATTTGTTTACCTAATTTAATAGCTtcatcaaaataacttatgctCTCATCTGTTCTCCCCAAATGATCACAAACAGTGCCTATGTCATTAAGCTGGACAACAAAATGTTCCTTTTCTATGTCATCAATTTCTTTCATCCTATTCAAAGCActaactaataattttaaaccttCTTCATTCTTGTTACAGTCTAAAAAGAGGCGCCCATACCAGTCTTCTGCTAATGCTAGAAGTCTCATCAGTTCAGGATCATTATCAATAGCTTTTCTTAATTTCTCCAAGCACCATTCATAACCTAATTGTGCTGttgtatattctttttttaaatgactaACTCTTGCAAGTTTGAGACTGAGGTGCACTACACGAGAATCATCTTCAGTGGCACCATCTGCCATTATTCTTTGTGTGACTGCAACAAACAGGTCTTTTGCTTTATCAAGTTGTTCTCTTTCTAATGCAAGATTTGCCATGATATCATAGATGTAAGTTATACCAATTTGGTGATGTATCTGCTGAGCTTGTCTCAGTGCTACATGCA of the Amyelois transitella isolate CPQ chromosome 19, ilAmyTran1.1, whole genome shotgun sequence genome contains:
- the LOC106132675 gene encoding tetratricopeptide repeat protein 19 homolog, mitochondrial, translating into MSSRFRILFTQLHRLKGVEKIVCAKSIPHIKHHKDKVPVVLGFSLFTWLGFQTKLSAEDELILTLKHCVLFIQRTEYEKAEQLLHVALRQAQQIHHQIGITYIYDIMANLALEREQLDKAKDLFVAVTQRIMADGATEDDSRVVHLSLKLARVSHLKKEYTTAQLGYEWCLEKLRKAIDNDPELMRLLALAEDWYGRLFLDCNKNEEGLKLLVSALNRMKEIDDIEKEHFVVQLNDIGTVCDHLGRTDESISYFDEAIKLGKQIENMELGTMYVNLGRAYIKKKMLTEARKNCGFGWKLGVMNKNNDVKKEAELCINEIKRIS